The DNA region TCGTACCGCTTCACCAAAAGCACTAATAAAAGCAGTGTTTTCTGTTCCCGAGCGCAAACCGTTTTCCTGTCCACCGCCTAGAACACTTGAAAACATTTTTGTACCCTTTTTCACGTACAGTGCACCAATCCCTTTGGGACCATGTATTTTATGGGCACTTATACTAATTAGGTCGGCTCCAATGCTCGCTGCAGTGAAGGAGAGCTTTCCATAGCCCTGTACCGCATCACAATGTAATAGGGCGGGGGATTGTTTTTTTCTAATGATTTGTTTAATCTCGTTTATCTGGAAAATACAACCAATTTCATTATTAACCAACATCACACTTACAAGGACAGTCTTGTCATTAATCGCATGTTCCAATTCTTCCAAGTCTAGTACGCCATTAGGTGCGGAAATATAGCTCACAGTCCATCCCTGTTTTTTAAAATCCCTGATTGTTTTTGTAACAGCAGCGTGTTCAGCAACTGTGGTAACGATATGATTACCATATTTGGAATTAGCCAAGCATGCTCCCTTGATAGCAAGATTGTCAGACTCGGTACCACCTGAAGTAAAATAGATTTCATCAAATTCTGCTTCAAGCGAATCTGCAATGATTTGACGTGCATGATTAAGCTCCAACTTACTTTCCTTGCCTAGACGGTATAATGATGAAGGATTGCCGTATACCTCCGTAAGCATTTTCACCACTTTCTTCGTTACATCTGGGTATGGTTTAGTCGTTGCGCAATTATCTAAATAAATTTCGGGCATTTGGATTCTCACTTCCTAATGAATAGAAAACTCGTTCTTTTGATACTTAGTCTCTATTATTGTAACAATTAAAAACATAGTTAGTAAAATGACAAATTAACAATTTGTAGCTTTATAGCCCACGCAATATTTTTTAAAAAATATGTAGGAAAAAAATATATTTAACCGTAAAAAATCTCATATTCCAATTTAGATGAATTATGGTTAAAATAGATTTCATATGATTTTTAGTAAAGGGTAAAGAAGGAGAAAAATTGAATCTAGAAAACAATAAATACCAGGATCAATCACTGTTTAGCATTACATGGCCGCTTTTCATCGAAATAACGCTTCATATGAGTTTGGGGATTTTTGCTACATTAATATTAAGTGGATATTCAGATAACGCGGTTGCAGGGGTTGGGGTAGCCAATCAAATTATAAATATATTTATTTTAATCTTTAACGTTACCGTAATCGGAACGACCATTCTGATCGGTCAAAATTTGGGAGCAAACCGCTTAGATCGAGCACGCAGGCTTACAAGATCTGCCTTTGGAGTGAACTTCTGGGTTGGAATCTTCATGACCATCGTTGTCATTCTGTTTGGCGGAGTGTTTTTAAAATTTTACGGGCTTAGCGGTGAAATTTATGAATTTGCTCATACTTTCCTTACTATCACAGGTTTCTCGCTTATCCTTGAAGCGATCTCTTTAGCTCTTAGTGCCATCTTGCGCAGCTATGGACACACAAAGGAAACAATGGTTGTAACTGTCTTCATGAATATTATTAGTCTTATCGGATATTTTATTGCCATTAAAGGCTGGTTCGGCCTCCCAATAACAGGTGTTGCAGGGGTTTCCTATTCGATTATTGCTGCTAGGATCTTTTTAATTTTTGCTCTCTTTTATTTTGTGTATAAAGTACTAGATTTAAAGTTTTCTATAAAAGACTTATTTATTATTGATAAAACAGATGTTAAAGATATTCTTACCATCGGGATTCCTTCGGCTGGTGAAAATATTTCCTACCAACTTTCACAAGTAGTAATTACAAGTTTTGTGGCAGTAATCGGGGATGGAGCGTTAGCTGCTCGAGTCTATATTCTCAATATATCCATGGTTTGTTTCCTATTTACGTTCGCCATTGCCCAAGGGACTCAGCTTTTAATCGCTCGCTATATCGGAGCGAAGCATTATGACAGAGCTCTCAAAAGGGGAATTAAGACTTTGAAAATTTCGATGATTGTATCAACGGTTGTTTCTCTTGCTATTGCTTTAACTGGTGAGCCAGTATTAGCAGTGTTTACTAACGATCCAATCATCATCGCTATCGGTCTTCCAGTTTTATGGGCGATTGTATTTATTGAACCAGGCCGTGCCATGAATATAGTCCTTATGGGTTCGTTAAAATCAGTTGGCGATGTTCGCTTCCCCGTTATCATCGGAATTATCTGTATGTGGGGAGTTGCCGTCGTATTTAGCTACTTTTTTGGGATTACACTTGGTTTAGGATTATTAGGAATTTGGTTAGCCCAAGGACTTGATGAATGGGTTAGAGGAATCTTTGCACTAAAACGCTGGGTTTCACAAGCATGGTTAAAGAAAAAGGGTGTAGAACCTAGATTAGGGTGAGAGCCCCAGTAACCTAGAGCTTTTACACGCAAGGGGACTGACCGCATAGCTAGTAAGATGGTGCCTCCCACCTAGGAAGGTGCCATTTTTTTAATACGTAGATGTAAATAGTATTTTGGGATAGTGTGATCCGTTATTAAAAACCGTTGTTATCATGTTTATGCCATATGAATTATGAGTTATAATTATAATTAGTAGTAAAATGTAAAAAATGCGGGCATGATTTGGTTATATTTATCGAATAGAAAAAACGTGGTATTCTTAAGATATAAATAAGCTATTGGGAGAGGGAAATATTGTCTAAAGAATTGATAGCTAAACAAACAGCAGGTATTTTACGTGCAGTGATGAACCAGCCACATTGGCAAAAAGATGAGCTTCAAAAAGGGTTTAGTAAAGCATTATTGCAAATCAGGCAAAGTGCGGGTTCAAAAGAAATCTATTTGGAGTCGCTGTTAAGAAACGTGACCTTTCTTTTTGAAAACACAAATCGTGCAAAAGCTTTTTTAAAGCAATGTATTGAGGAGGAAAAGTTTTCTTCCCAAGAAAGTTTTCATAAGGTCATGGTGGAAGTTCCTAGACAAGTCAAGGAATCTAATTTCTTAACTGAGAATATGCCTCGGTTTAAGGAACTTGTTTACAAAGGTTCAACTATTGAAGAACAAGTGGACCATGCGGAAATGGTTTATTTCAATAGCAAACTAGTTAACGATCTTATGATTGATTTTATCGGAACATTCCTGCACCCTGATAACCAAAAACCTATGGAATCCTATATGGAATATGCTTCGGATGTTGTTGTTGATGCAGTATTCCATTATTGCAAAGCCTTCTCGGGATTCATAATAGAGGAAATAACTTCATCGAATGTATCAAAATAAATATCAGATATCATGAAAAAATGATGCACATTTATTCACCTTCTTCATATATTAGTTTCTGTGAGTATTTTTATTGCGGAAGGAAGAATGAAAAGATGAATATCAAACCAATCTTAACAACTAAAACTGAGCTTGCTTTTGGCGGAAATGGATATAAAATCATTGAGGTCAATGTAACGGACCCAACTCAAAATTCATTTGCGGTGATCACACCTGTAAAAATGAAATAGTGATTGGTAATAAAACGTAAAAACGCCAAACTTATTAGTCTTGGCGTTTTTTTGATGCTACTATAATGCTCTAATGGACAAAACACGGGAAGAATCCCAGTGGAATGTCTTTAAGGAGCACTCTTAAAGACTAAACCAAACAAGGAAACCGATGGAATGTCTTTAATAAGCTCACTTGAAGACAAAAGCCAACAAGGAAACCGATGGAATGTCTTTAATAAGCTCTCTTAAAGACAAAAGCCAACAAGGAAACCGATGGAATGTCTTTAATAAGCTTTCTTAAAGACAAAAGCCAACAAGGAAACCGATGGAATGTCTTTAATAAGCTCTCTTAAAGACAAAAGCCAAAAAGGAAACCGATGGAATGTCTTTAATAAGCTCTCCTAAAGACAAAAGCCAACAAGGAAACCGATGGAATGTCTTTAATAAGCTCTCTTAAAGACAAAAGCCAAAAAGGAAACCGATGGAATGTCTTTAATAAGCTCTCTTGAAGACAAAAGCCAACAAGGAAACCGATGGAATGTCTTTAATAAGCTCTCTTAAAGACAAAAGCCAAAAAGGAATCCGATGGAATGTCTTTAATAAGCTCTCTTAAAGACAAAAGCCAAAAAGGAATCCGATGGAATGTCTTTAATAAGCTCTCTTAAAGACAAAAGCCAAATAGGAATCCGATGGAATGTCTTTAATAAGCTCTCTTAAAGACAAAAGCCAAAAAGGAAACCGATGGAATGTCTTTAATAAGTTCTCTTGAAGACAAAAGCCAACAAGGAATCGGTGAAATGTCTTTAATAGCTCTTTTAATGGACAAAACCCAGCAAGAGAACCTCGGGAAAAACCCCCGTCTAAACTGAAGCGGGGGTTTATTTTTGAAAGGAAATGTTGGGCTAGGAGTGAGCCTTGCTTTGTTCATAAAATTCTGAGTGGAGCACTTCAAGTTCTTCAATAAATAAAGATAGCGTAGGATTGTTGTTTATTTTCTTCCAAGAGGTGATTACATCAATACTAAGATTATCTCCTTCAATATCAATAAATCTTAGTGAAGGTGGAGCGAAAAACTGCAGATATTTCGGAAGGATAGCAATGCCGATATCTGAATCCACCATCATTAATACGGCTTCAATCCGTGCAGCTGTGCTAACGATATTAGGAGAAAAACCATGATTACCACAGGCAGCCAGTAATAAATCAAAGCCTGGGGGTGCTTCTTGCCTGTCCACCATGACAAAAGGTTCATCTGCCAATTCCGCAATATTGATACTCGTTCTATTCGCAAGAGGATGGTCTTGATGCAGGATGATCGAATGGGGCTGGGACCATAATGTCTTAGATTCTATTCCCCCAATATTTTGCATTCCAGGTGAGAGTGTAAAAGCGATATCTAGCTCATCAGCTTTTAACTTTTCAATAATTCTTCCAAGGTGGTGATAGTTCAACCTAATATTCACTCTTGGATATTTTTGTCTAAATTTTCGAATCAAAAGGGGCAAAAAATCTCTCACTGGTATATTTAATATTCCGATATTAAGTGTACCAATAAACCCTTCCTCCGCTTGTTGCGCATTTACAATCGACTCATCAATCTTCTCAATAATCTCCTTTGCATTTTTCAAAAAAACAGTCCCTGCATTGGTTAATCGTACGGAATGTTTATCCCGGTGGAAAAGTTTTACCCCTAGTTTTTTTTCTAACTGGGCAATCTGTTGGCTAACAGCGGGCTGTGCAACAAACAATTCCTTTGAAGCCTCCGTAAAATTTAAATGTTCTGCCACTGAAATAAAATACCGCAATGGTCGAATATCCATTTCCAATCCACCTCCTTAAAATGTTTGAAAATTAGTAAGATTGTGAATCTATTATAATAGCGTTTTCAACAAATTACAAACGTTATAAGTAAAAGCTTATTACCCTGATAGTTTTCTGATATTTCCAAATATAAAAAAATTTATATATGCTTATTCTATAATCATTCTAAATTGAGGTGAAGAAATGGGGAAATACTTGGTATTGATTGATAGAAAATCTTCTTTCACTGGAAATTTTCTGCAAGGCCATCGTGAATTTTTGCAAGGTTTGCGTGAAAATCAAACGTTACTCACTGCCGGCGGATTTGCAGATCAAACCGGAGGGGCCTATGTGCTGCAGGCTGATTCTTTAGAGGAAGCTAGAAATATTGCAAAAAACGACCCTATGAATCAAGAAAATGAATCCGTTTACACGATAAAAGAATGGAATGCTAACTGACAAATTTTTATATAGAAAGGGAGTTTAACAATGAAATTAATCACATTCCGCCACAATGGCATTTCACGTATTGGAGCTATCCATCAAAAAGAAGTAGTAGATCTGCATGCTGCCTATAAAGCATTGCTTACATATGAAGGTAAAATTCGCGCCCGTGAAATTGCGGATGCTTTTGTTCCCGCTGACATGACTGGATTTCTACAAGGCGGGAAAGAGAGCCTAGAGTTAGCTAAAAAAGCTAGCGATTATGCATTGATTTATAGAGAAGATGCTGGTTATAAGCTCGTATATGCCCTTGATGAAGTAAAGGTAGAAGCGCCTGTACCTGCACCAGGAAAAATGATTTGTGTAGGGCATAATTACCGGGAACATATTTTGGAAATGAAGCGAGAACTTCCGCCATTTCCGGTTGTTTTTGCTAAATTCGCTAATACCGTTATTGGACCGCAGGACGATATTCCTTTTTACCCCATTTCGGAGCAACTTGATTATGAAGCAGAGTTTGCTTTTGTGATTGGCAAACGGGCAAGAAATGTTTCACAAACCGAAGCACTAGATTATGTTGCTGGCTATACCATCGTTAATGACGTAACATACCGTGATCTGCAGCGCCGCACACTCCAATGGCTACAGGGCAAAACAGTTGAAGGCAGTGCACCAATGGGACCTTGGCTAATCACTGCAGACGAACTTCAAAATCCATCCGGTTTAGAAGTGGTGTTGACGGTGAATGGAGAAGAACGCCAGCGCTCCAACACGGCTAATCTAGTATTCTCTGTACAATATTTAGTTGAATTTTTATCAAACCTTATGACACTTGAGCCGGGAGATGTAATTCTAACAGGAACACCTGGAGGAGTGGGTGTTGCCCGCGACCCTCAAGTATTCTTGAAGCATGGCGACGTAGTTAAAATCGAAATTGACCAAATTGGTGCACTAGAAAACCAGGTATCGGCAGTCAAAGTAGAAGCTGAGGTGAAACGATAATGACTAGTTTACTAGTAAGTGATTCGATTCAAACGATTCAAAAATCGCTTGATCTAGTGATTCAAAAAGGAAGAGGACTATCCGACAACGTACTTCGCTGGAATCCTTCTGATGAAGAATGGTCGATTATGCAAATTCTTTGCCATTTAGCGGAGGCTGTTCCATATTGGCTTGATGAAATAGAACTTCTTCTAGAAATTCCAGGCAAGGATTGGGGACGCGGTCTTCAGCAGGAAGCGCGCTTGGAGGCTGTAAAGAAGGAAAAGGTTGACAGCACTGCTCTATCCACTGTGTTAAGTGAATTAGAATATCTGAAAACAAAGGTAGAGCAGACTCTTAGTAAATTAGACGATGAGAAATTAGCGCTAGAAGCACCAAGCCGGAATCCGCGCTTTGGAACGAAGCCGATTTCCTTTATTGTCGATCACCTTCTCGTTGAGCATACAATGAAGCATTTGGGTCAAATTGAACGGAATTTATCTAAAATTAATAGCTAAGGAGGAACGAGAATGGAAGAAAAAAAGGATTTTTTCAAAAGTAAACTAGTACAGGACTTTACCAAAGATATCCGGCAATACAATCTTGGACCACTTTGGGAAGCCATCCCGGAATTGATGCATCATCAGCCAGAGCCGCATGCACAAGCATACCTGTGGAAATGGGATCTTCTTGAAAAGAAATTAATGGAAGCGGCACAAATTTTCACACCGGAACGAGGTGGTGAACGCAGAGCCATCTATCTTCAAAATCCGGGCTTGGATTATCGCCAGCCCTGGGGATGGGCTTCTACTTCCCAGACACTCTATGCAGCCGTCCAGCTGCTTCAGCCGGGTGAAGTGGCACCGTCCCATCGTCATACCCAAAATGCCCTTCGTTTTATCACACATGGTGAAGGAGCATATTCCATTGTAGAAGGCGAACGGATATTTATGCAGGAAGGCGATTTTGTCATTACACCTAAAAACCTTTGGCATGGTCACGGCCATTTAGGAACGG from Neobacillus sp. FSL H8-0543 includes:
- a CDS encoding MATE family efflux transporter, which produces MNLENNKYQDQSLFSITWPLFIEITLHMSLGIFATLILSGYSDNAVAGVGVANQIINIFILIFNVTVIGTTILIGQNLGANRLDRARRLTRSAFGVNFWVGIFMTIVVILFGGVFLKFYGLSGEIYEFAHTFLTITGFSLILEAISLALSAILRSYGHTKETMVVTVFMNIISLIGYFIAIKGWFGLPITGVAGVSYSIIAARIFLIFALFYFVYKVLDLKFSIKDLFIIDKTDVKDILTIGIPSAGENISYQLSQVVITSFVAVIGDGALAARVYILNISMVCFLFTFAIAQGTQLLIARYIGAKHYDRALKRGIKTLKISMIVSTVVSLAIALTGEPVLAVFTNDPIIIAIGLPVLWAIVFIEPGRAMNIVLMGSLKSVGDVRFPVIIGIICMWGVAVVFSYFFGITLGLGLLGIWLAQGLDEWVRGIFALKRWVSQAWLKKKGVEPRLG
- a CDS encoding LysR family transcriptional regulator; its protein translation is MDIRPLRYFISVAEHLNFTEASKELFVAQPAVSQQIAQLEKKLGVKLFHRDKHSVRLTNAGTVFLKNAKEIIEKIDESIVNAQQAEEGFIGTLNIGILNIPVRDFLPLLIRKFRQKYPRVNIRLNYHHLGRIIEKLKADELDIAFTLSPGMQNIGGIESKTLWSQPHSIILHQDHPLANRTSINIAELADEPFVMVDRQEAPPGFDLLLAACGNHGFSPNIVSTAARIEAVLMMVDSDIGIAILPKYLQFFAPPSLRFIDIEGDNLSIDVITSWKKINNNPTLSLFIEELEVLHSEFYEQSKAHS
- a CDS encoding cysteine desulfurase family protein, coding for MPEIYLDNCATTKPYPDVTKKVVKMLTEVYGNPSSLYRLGKESKLELNHARQIIADSLEAEFDEIYFTSGGTESDNLAIKGACLANSKYGNHIVTTVAEHAAVTKTIRDFKKQGWTVSYISAPNGVLDLEELEHAINDKTVLVSVMLVNNEIGCIFQINEIKQIIRKKQSPALLHCDAVQGYGKLSFTAASIGADLISISAHKIHGPKGIGALYVKKGTKMFSSVLGGGQENGLRSGTENTAFISAFGEAVRITFANMQEDILHMKELRDYCIDEIVQLVPKALLNSNKQGAPHIVNFSLPGLHNIKVVEFLDSRDIFISSAAACKSKSAISRGPSVLESLGINRALADSALRVSFSYHNTKSDIDTLLQSLVEYCRIQNVELFKK
- a CDS encoding fumarylacetoacetate hydrolase family protein, giving the protein MKLITFRHNGISRIGAIHQKEVVDLHAAYKALLTYEGKIRAREIADAFVPADMTGFLQGGKESLELAKKASDYALIYREDAGYKLVYALDEVKVEAPVPAPGKMICVGHNYREHILEMKRELPPFPVVFAKFANTVIGPQDDIPFYPISEQLDYEAEFAFVIGKRARNVSQTEALDYVAGYTIVNDVTYRDLQRRTLQWLQGKTVEGSAPMGPWLITADELQNPSGLEVVLTVNGEERQRSNTANLVFSVQYLVEFLSNLMTLEPGDVILTGTPGGVGVARDPQVFLKHGDVVKIEIDQIGALENQVSAVKVEAEVKR
- a CDS encoding YciI family protein codes for the protein MGKYLVLIDRKSSFTGNFLQGHREFLQGLRENQTLLTAGGFADQTGGAYVLQADSLEEARNIAKNDPMNQENESVYTIKEWNAN
- a CDS encoding DinB family protein, with the translated sequence MTSLLVSDSIQTIQKSLDLVIQKGRGLSDNVLRWNPSDEEWSIMQILCHLAEAVPYWLDEIELLLEIPGKDWGRGLQQEARLEAVKKEKVDSTALSTVLSELEYLKTKVEQTLSKLDDEKLALEAPSRNPRFGTKPISFIVDHLLVEHTMKHLGQIERNLSKINS